ACCAGGTCCTTGTGGAGGACCAGGCGACTGAGGCAGGACCAGCAGGGCAGGCGGAGctggagcccaccagggcggagcaggaggcagagcaggaggcgcagtagccctccagggtggagcaggaggcgcaggagacctccagggcggagcaggaggtagAGCAGGAGGCACAGAAGCTCTCCAGggaggagcaggaggcgcagaaccctccagggtggagcaggaggtgcaggagccctccagggcagagcaggaggctcaggagccctccagggtggagcagaacaaggagagaagcagagagttcataggTGGCCCTTATGGCCGTGACAGGATGGGCAGAAAGTCCAAAGGGAAAGGCTGCCCCTTTCGGAGGTCCTGCAGCCAGAGCTGCCACCTCCAGGGGCACTGGCGCGAACTCGTGGAAGGACTCGGCAGTGAGTTCATGGAAGAACGCCgcctccttaggaggttctacagctaatgctgacacctctggaggcattggcacagcttgaggcctctggagctgactcgtgGTTGGACGAGGCCtttggagcagacttgtgatcagacgagacctctggggcagacttgtgaacagacgagtCCTCAGGGGCATTCTTGTGAACAGACGAGTCCTCAGGGGCAttcttgtgaacagacgtgacctcaggagcacagtgtgcagcccacacacaccaaatggcaaccgccattaagggaagagctgCAGCAGGTGGCAGGACCTCTTTAATGGTTTGATTAGGAGGAGCTGATGCCATTGGGATGTTTGTAGCCCGcactgacactagtggtgggtccagcacgctggccatcatgacAGGCCGTGACCTTGGggtgtcagacgagacatgacttgactctgggcggtccgacgggacgtgacttgactcaggacgACCAGCTGGAACGTGACTTTGTTTGTGGAGATCAactgagacttgacttggctcatagAGACCGGCTGTGGCTTGACCTGActtgtgaagatcagtagtAACTTGACCTGACTCATGGGGATCAGCAGTGATTTGACTTAGCTTgtgaagatcagcagtgacttgacttggctcgtgaagaccagcgatgacttgacttggttcgtgaagatcaactgtgactAGACCTGgttcaggaacgacagctttgactttgcttgactcaggaatgacAGCTGAGActctgcttgactcaggaacgactgctgtgactttgcttgactcaggaacaactgCTGTGACTCTGCTTGACTCgggaacgacagctgtaactttgcttgactcaggaacgacagccgtaacttgacttgacactggaacaacagccgtatcttgacttgactctggaacaacagctgtagcttgacttgattctggaacaacagccgtagcttgacttgactctggaacaacacctgtagcttgacttgactctggaacagcaaCTGTATCTTGACCTGACtcggaagcttgacttgactctggaacaacagctgtagcttgacttgactctggaacaacagctgtagcttgacttgactctggaacaacagctgtagcttgacttgactttggaacaacagctgtagcttgacttgacactggaacaacagctgtaacttggcttgagtcaggaaacacagctgcaacttgacttgactcgggaaacacagctgtagcttgacttgactctggaacagcagctgtaacttggcttgagtcaggaaacgcagctgcaacttggcttgactcgggaaatgcagctgcaacttcacttgactctggaaacacagctttagCTTTGCTTGGCTCAGGGGTAGCAGCTGTGACGTAACAgagctctgttttcgccgccattttgtgaacgggctccgtcGTCGCCTTCATAACATGAGCACGCACCGCCGcagccgccattttgtgaacgggcactgCCGTCGCCGTCATTGCATGAGTgtgctccggcgcggccgccatcttgcgaaCAGGCTCCACTGTAGCCACCATTATGGGAGCTGATTGCGCGGCTGGCATTACCGGGATGTCGCGTTCCTCATCCGTGACATCCATGGTAAACGATGAGCCCGCAGTGAGCAAAGCATAGTCCAAGAAAGCAGCTAGagatgaacgcggaccctcgtGTCTCAACCTCACCCTTAATGGCTGATTTATACCATCACAGaaaatttctataataataaagtcCGGGAGATCTGAATGGTTAAAAATGGCCAGGAATTCACGGATGTGCTGTTCTAGTGTACGTGGTCCTTGTTTTAGACTGAATCCGGGTTGTGTCCATACCCGTACTGTGTCCGTGGGTGAAGATGCTAGATCCTTGTGTGACAGAGTATTCTGTAATGTGGAGAGGGAGACAAAAGGCaagcggatccaaatgcaagcttttatttacaagacgagacaaagacatggtcgaacaggcagggtcaggaCAACAGCAAACAGGCATATATGGAGCAAGACACTAGAATAGTCAGAGAGGCAGGTGTGGGTCGATACGGGGCGAACTTAATCCGAGGGGGCAAGGAAAAATGGAAAATGAGGGTGAAatattaaatttcaaataaaaatacacacctgtgccAAACTTTATGCAGTTGGCATtaacaaaatgatcaaaaaaaaaaaacaaaaaaaaaaacaaagctgaaaaagacaaaaatgtccataagGTCACACAagtacatacagttgaggttaaaagtttacatccccctttcagaatcattaaaatgttaattattttaccaaaataagaaggatcatacaaaatgcatgttattgtttatttataaattcaactattattttctcttgtggtttatatataaacatcttttatgtgaaatatcttatttaggtcagcactaaataaacaataacatgcattttaaatgatcccacttattttggtaaaatagttaacattttaatgtttcttctgaaagggggatgtaaacttttgacctcatctgTATTTTATGTCAAGACTACAATGTCCAGCACCGTTGCACTTCACGCAAAAAcgttgatttattttttatttttaaaattgcttaCACAGTTTTTGAATCTATGGCTTCTTTTCTCTAAATTCTACACAGAAAACCACAAAACATGCATGCAACATGCAAAACATTGCAAAAGCAAACACTTAATTTAAAAGCTACTTTAACACTTTTGGTGTTTTTGCATAGTAACTTTACACAAAAACTAATTAGCCATACACACCAAACTACACACATGGATATGACCAATGTAACACCAACACGATATCTTGAGTTTGAGTTTGTCACAGCGctcacacatacatgtatttgtgttttattatattgttttattatatgtgCCCTCTAGAAGCATACATTCTGCAAATGAACTTCACTTTATTGTTCAtcccaaagaggcacaaaatcacttttacaGACGTTCACATTAAATGTCCCCTCCTGGTGGAATGACCTGCCCAACTCAATCTGAGCAGCTGAGTCCTTAGCCATCCTCAAGAATCAGCTAAAAAGAcatctttatttgaccctctaattctagcactctctattctaattctGTTCTAATGGTATTAATTTActaactgcttgttttcttaaaaaacaaacaaacaaaacactaacACTATCTATTCTAATCTTTTTGTATtctatatatttgttttctttttatttattattcaattaacaaaaaaaaaaaaaaaaaaaaaaaaaaatctaactgttGTAACCAAACACAATTTTGGACCCAAAAGCAGAACACAGACTAAAAATgatgcaaataaaattaatttattgccaGAAGTCAAGCAACACAATCCATATCCCATTTGCTGTTGAAGATTAATGGCTGAAGTGAACTGGAAACAAAACAGGCCAAAGATGCGTTGGTAGAGCTGAGAGAGTAGATTGTTTGTCGGGCGTGGCAGGCAGATGGCAGGATGAATGCAAGTGGAGTTAGGTCTAAAACACAGgagaaataaaattagaactccaacaaaacacaacacaaaaactgGTCTAAAGACTGGCCTTAGCGTAGTACCACATAGGCAAACTGAACGATCTGGCAGAGAATGACTGAAGACCCAGGGTTTAAATACTGGAGGCAGATGAGTTGATTGGCAACAGGTGCTTCGCATTCAGCAATCAGCCACAGAGAGGAGTGTGTATTCATGCCCCAGGCCACAccaattcacaaacacacaagcacagacacaaacacaaaaaaaaaagagaaacacagctggccaaaaaaaatccaaatcctAACAGTACCCCCCTCTCAATGGGAGCCTCCAGGCGACCTGCCAGGCTTGTTGGGGTGGGCTTGATGAAAGTCCCTAATAAGAGAGGGATCCAAGATGAAGGAGCGGGGCACCCAAGTCCGCTCCTCAGGTCCATATCCCTCCCAATCTACCAGGTATTGCAGCCCTCGTCCCCGACGACGGACATCCAACAGTCGTCTCACTGTGTAAACAGGATTATCATCCACAACCCGGGCGGGAGGAGGGGGATTGGTTGGAGGGCAAAGTGGACTGACCTTAACTGGTTTTAACTGAGAGACATGAAATGAGGGATGAATTTTCATAGCTTTAGGCAGTTTGAGTCTGACAACAGAGGGGTTAATAACTCTCTCAATTTCAAAAGGGCCAAGATAACGAGGAGAAAGTTTTTTAGAATCTGTCTTTAAAGGAATGTCTTTAGAAGAAAGCCAAACTTTCTGACCTGGTTGGTATATGGGTGCAGGAATTCGATGACGGTCAGCAAGGTGGCGATTCCGATCAGATGAACGAAGCAGGGCAGACCGGGCTTCCCTCCATATCTTACTGCAGCGACGGATATGGACTTGAACTGATGGAACAGCAATATCATTTTCCTGTACTGGAAACAAAGGAGGCAAATATCCCAAAGAACACTCAAATGGAGACATACCAGTAGCTGAGCTGGACAGGGAATTATGAGCATATTCAATCCAAGTGAGGTGGGAACTCCAAGACGAGGGATTATTCATAGCCACACACCGTAATGCTGCTTCCAACTCCTGGTTAACCCGCTCTGCTTGCCCATTAGACTGAGGATGAAAGCCCGAAGACAAACTTACAGTGGCACCAAGCGCATGGCAAAAGGCTTTCCAAACTTGAGATGTAAATTGGGGCCCACGGTCTGAGACAATATCCAGAGGAATGCCATGAAGACGAAAAACATGCTGGACAAGAAGGTCAGCGGTCTCACGAGCTGTGGGCAATTTAGGGAGAGCCACAAAATGCGCTGCTTTAGAAAAACGGTCCACAATAGTAAGTATGGTGTTGTTGCCTTGTGAGGTAGGCAGTCCAGTAATAAAATCTAGAGCAATGTGTGACCAGGGGCGACTGGGAATAGGTAACGGTCGAAGCAAACCAGCCGGGGGAAGATGTGAAGTTTTCCCACGTGCACACACAGAACAGCCATTGACAAATTCTCGAGTATCTTTGTCCATAGTAGCCCACCAGAAATGTCGTTTAAGGAGGTCTAGAGTGCGACAGGAACCAGGATGACAGGCAAACCGGGAAGCATGGGCCCACTGGAGAACCTTGGAACGTACAATTTCCCAAGTGATAGCGGCAACCACACAGGAAAAAGGGAGAATGGTTTCAGGACTCGATGGTTCCTCTTCAGGCACAAACTGTCGTGAAAGTGCATCTGGTTTAACATTCTTTGAGCCAGGGCGATAAGTGAGGGAAAAATTAAAGCGACTGAAAAATAGGGCCCAACGTGCCTGTCTAGGATTTAGACGCTTAGCAGTTTGTATGTAGGCCAAGTTTTTAATGGTCAGTCCATACCAAAAATGGTTGTTCACTTCCCTCAAGCCAATGTCTCCAATGTTCCAAGGCTAACTTCACTGCCAATAATTCCCGGTTCCCCACATCATAATTACGTTCAGCAGTGCTCAAGCgacgagaaaaaaaaagcacaaggGTGAAGTTTCTGATCCGTGACCGAACGCTGGGACAAAATAGCTCCTACACCAGAGTCCGAAGCATCCACTTCCACTATGAACTGCCGGGAGGGATCTGGCTGAATAAGCACAGGAGCTGAGGTGAACAATTCTTTCAATTTGACAAAGGCCCGATCAGCCTCCTGAGTCCACTTAAAAGGTGTAGAAGAAGAAGTGAGGCTAGTGAGAGGAGCTGCCACACGACTGTAATCCCTTATAAAACGGCGATAAAAATTGGCAAAGCCCAAAAATCGTTGCAGCTGTTTAAGAGTGATAGGTTTTGGCCATTCAATCACTGCCTGGATCTTCTCTGGGTCCGTCTTCACCTGCCCGCCCTCAATCACATATCCCAAAAAGTTGACAGAACTGACATGAAATTCACACTTCTCCGCTTTTACAAACAGTTTGTTTTCGAGAAGCCTTTGCAGAACTAGACGAACATGGCTGATGTGTTCAGAGAGGGTGTGGGAGAAGATTAGAATGTCATCCAGATATACAAATATGAAGCGATTAAGAAAGTCTCTGAGGACATCATTGACCAACGCTTGAAACACTGCTGGAGCATTTGTAAGTCCAAAGGGCATCACCAGATATTCAAAATGTCCAAGTGGTGTGTTAAAGGCAGTCTTCCATTCATCCCCTTCTTTTATTCTGACCAGATGGTAAGCATTCCGCAAGTCCAGTTTAGTAAACACAGTGGCTCCATGAAGGAGATCAAATGCTGAGTTAATAAGAGGTAAGGGATATTTGTTCTTAATGGTTATGTTATTGAGACCACGGAAATCAATACAGGGGCGTAGCGTGTGATCTTTCtttgccacaaaaaaaaaatccagcccCAAGGGGAGAGGAGGAGGACCTAATTAAACCAGCAGCTAGGGAATCATGGATATATTTTTCCATAGCCTCCCTTTCAGGTCGAGAAAGGTTGTACAGTCTACTAGTAGGCAGAGGAGCTCCAGGAAGCAGATCTATTGAGCAGTCATATGGACGGTGGGGTGGCAGGGTAAGGGCCTGATCCTTACTGAAAACAGCACCAAGGTCATGGTATTCAGAAGGAATAATAGACAGATCAGGAGGTTCTGAGATGGAAACAGGTAGAATGTCCTCAACTGGTGGAAGGGCAGATTGCAGGCAGGAGGAATGGCAGGGTAAACTCCAATTCACCACCTTTCCTGAAGACCAGTCAATATTTGGATTGTGAAGTCTCAACCATGTGTGTCCTAAAACCAGAGGAGAAATTGGAGAGGAAATAATGTTTAGCTGAATGTACTCACGATGATTACCAGAGAGAACTAGAAGTAGGGGAACTGTACGATGAGTGATCTGTGCCAGGAATTTTCCATCTAATGCATTAACTGAGATGGGCGAGTCCAATGGCACGGTGAGAATTCCAGCCTGGGAAGCAAATTTTGCATCAAGAAAACTGTCATCGGCCCCAGAATCCACGAGAGCTAACAAAGGAAGACACTTCTGATTAATACACAAACTTGCTTGTAATTGCAGACGATGAGGAGACACAGAGGAAGAGGTAGTTTGGCTCACCAGTAACCCCTCATTTACTGGCGAGCCCTTTCTTTTGGCCGAAGAGGACAAGTGGCAAGGAAATGGCCCAGGTTACCACAATAAATGCATTCACCCGCCTTTAATCTCCGAAGGCGTTCAGCTGGTGTAAGATGAGCCCTACCCAACTGCATGGGTTCATCTCCTGGTGTAGGGTTTGCAGAAGCATGGGTACTAGATGGTAATTCAGTTACATCCTTAGCCAGAGACCAGGTAGTGGAACGAGGAAAGGTTGAGGAGTTAGCATTACTAACCTTTTCTCTGCGACATTCTCTGAGGCGGTTATCTAAAGTTATGGAGAGAGAAACAAGAGAATCTAGTGAGTCACATCTGTCTTTAACAGCCAATTCATCTTTAATCCGATCACTGAGTCCATTTAGAAACAGCTCCTGAAGAGATACATCATTCCATCCAGACTCTGCAGCGATAATCCGAAACTCCACAGAATACTCAGCCACACTTCTGGAACCCTGACGAAGAGATAGCAGACGCTTGGCCGCTTCCTTTCCATGAACTGGATGGTCGAAAATCTTCTTTAATTCAGCAGTGAAAGAGGAAAAATTAAATTGAGCACTTTGACTGTCCCAAACAGCCGTGGCCCATGCTAACGCATTTCCTCGCAACAGTCCCATAATATAAGAGATCTTAGCTTCATCCGTAGAATATGTCAGTGGCCGCTGGCCAAACACTAAAGAACACTGAAGCAAAAAGGACTTACACTTTCCCAAGTCACCAGAATATGGTTCAGGATCAGGAACATGAACCTCACGTGAAGGATGAGCAGTCTGACGAGATGGTACTGGTGGGGCTGCAGAAGCGGGTTGATTGGACTGAGCACTGGTAGACCACTGAGCAAGCAGAGAAgagatttcatttagtttactACTCATATGAGAAATCTGAGCTGCCATAACTTGGTTACTCTCTGTTAGATTCCGAAGCTGAAGATCATGCTGTCCCAGGAGTGCACCTTGACCAGAGAGAGCTTTGTGAACTGGATCTGTTTCTGCTGGGTCCATAATTTGGCCAGATCGTTCTGTTGTAACCAAACACAATTTTGGACCCAAAAGCAGAACACAGACTAAAAATgatgcaaataaaattaatttattgccaGAAGTCAAGCAACACAATCCATATCCCATTTGCTGTTGAAGATTAATGGCTGAAGTGAACTGGAAACAAAACAGGCCAAAGATGCGTTGGTAGAGCTGAGAGAGTAGATTGTTTGTCGGGCGTGGCAGGCAGATGGCAGGATGAATGCAAGTGGAGTTAGGTCTAAAACACAGgagaaataaaattagaacTCCAACAAAACACATAACACAAAAACTGGTCTAAAGACTGGCCTTAGCGTAGTACCACATAGGCAAACTGAACGATCTGGCAGAGAATGACTGAAGACCCAGGGTTTAAATACTGGAGGCAGATGAGTTGATTGGCAACAGGTGCTTCGCATTCAGCAATCAGCCACAGAGAGGAGTGCGTATTCATGCCCCAGGCCACAccaattcacaaacacacaagcacagacacaaacacaaaaaaaaaagagaaacacagctggccaaaaaaaaatccaaatcctAACACTAACACTAGcttgctctattctttttctactctatttgcttttctttttatttattatctaattttaaaaaaagcaaagaaaactacacgtaaataacagaaataacagcaaaatgttagattaatctgttaattataaaagatgaaaaacttaatGCTTAATGCTATATCCAAGACTCTCTTTGTCTATATATACGGTTATCAACTGtgtgaaattattaatataatctacaataatttgtttattcatgtgatttcactctttttttttttttcaggatgaaGGAGTTTTCGCAGGATGGAGAGAAGCTGGATGAGGGGTGGATAAAAGAAAATGGAGAAGACACTATAGATTTTATTGATTTGAGTTGCAGGatgttttatttactaaaaGTAGTTAATCgaatgaatttaaattttccttattattttaattttaatatttttcttaaaaataagctttttccTATTAATCAAAGCATGTCTtctaaaatatcatattttataaagCACTTTAAAATCAATGAAAAGGTTGATTTTAACAGTCAGTTTGCATTTGCAGTAAtagaatataaaacatttatattaaaaggaCCTTTTATACCACAAACTGTTGGTCAGATTagaaaatattatgttaaaCATCACAGTGAATATCAATGCAtacatcatttaaaacaaaaaattaagcttatgaagaaaaagaaaaatataaaaactatttatatatttacaaaatatagtccctgttttggcataaaaggcAATTTGTGTCCTTGTATGACTCAACTAGCTAATTTCTCTAAAGAAATGtatgataaatataatatagATGTTATTATTACTTTCCAGGACATTTATGGTGCAACGGGAAGTATAGcagaaacaatacaaaaaatggtaaaactacCAATGAGTAATAATGATAAAGATTCTATTTATATTGagagattaataaataaagttaaaaaacaatatcctaaatcaaaatataaatatgttctGGGAGATAAAGAGCAAAAACATATCAAAagagatataataaaaaaaattaagaaaattaatcCATGTGTAGGAATTGagataaaaatgatatttcctAGTAATCCATGTTCATTACATGAGTTTGAGAGTTTcatacaacaacaaacaaataatataaacagacaactaaaaaaatataattttactaaggaaaatatgaaatatatttgttCACTTTTTCATTCTAAGTGTTGTGAACTAGTTGATTATAAACGGTTTATATATAAGAAGATCAGTGACTATATTAACACTATTGCTGTTGCATTAGCTCATAAAGATATAAAAGCCAACTTAAACAATTTTACTCTGGAAAGAatagaattaaatttttaaattttgaataattGTGGTGCACGTGTGTTACTATGCAGATAtaatttttctgcattttttaaaatcaaccCATTGACATTGTCAGTGTGTAATGTTGCATTGTGTAAAGGCTCTGTTGTGACAACATACAttgatttgtatttgtatttctcTGTAATCATCTCCACCTGAGATGATGAACATCTACAACATCAGACTGTCTACTGTCAGACTGCTGATTCTCCAATTCAGCACCTATTCAGTGCCAACAAACACAcaactgcatttattcaataaatctgtttactttcactttgccTCCTGCTTTCTGTTCTTGGGTGTAGGAGAGTGAATCTCTGTCAGAGAATAGAGTTCATTTCAATTTTAACTGGCTCACCTAAATCTAGTGACCTCTTTCAGACAGTTAATCTGGACTAACATTAGTATATGACTGGCTGTCCCGATACAGGCCCTGATGGGTGTAGTAAGAAGTAAACACCTAAAGAAATGCAAGTCcaactgtggaaaaaaaagaacaatcaGGCATATACACAACAATTTAGAGTTCAGAGAAGAATGGTTTTAAGTGTGAATGTTGGTGACTTTATCAGAGGACAGATTCATCACTGCTCAAAGAGATGT
The sequence above is drawn from the Labeo rohita strain BAU-BD-2019 chromosome 16, IGBB_LRoh.1.0, whole genome shotgun sequence genome and encodes:
- the LOC127179118 gene encoding uncharacterized protein LOC127179118, which codes for MVPSFDSNSTVARHTEALCQTGFSHQSVLGAPAPGISAGTAMMESEQDEVGRMKEFSQDGEKLDEGWIKENGEDTIDFIDLSCRMFYLLKVVNRMNLNFPYYFNFNIFLKNKLFPINQSMSSKISYFIKHFKINEKVDFNSQFAFAVIEYKTFILKGPFIPQTVGQIRKYYVKHHSEYQCIHHLKQKIKLMKKKKNIKTIYIFTKYSPCFGIKGNLCPCMTQLANFSKEMYDKYNIDVIITFQDIYGATGSIAETIQKMVKLPMSNNDKDSIYIERLINKVKKQYPKSKYKYVLGDKEQKHIKRDIIKKIKKINPCVGIEIKMIFPSNPCSLHEFESFIQQQTNNINRQLKKYNFTKENMKYICSLFHSKCCELVDYKRFIYKKISDYINTIAVALAHKDIKANLNNFTLERIELNF